The following proteins come from a genomic window of Miscanthus floridulus cultivar M001 chromosome 2, ASM1932011v1, whole genome shotgun sequence:
- the LOC136520534 gene encoding jasmonate-induced oxygenase 2-like has protein sequence MTSHILLRTHRAQPHHPSKQHKVCSVYSSACVHGHMSQLNGRTARKQIHLKIHPDSLNPSRPNAHLTTSSQAPALHSREVVKTSQPHTTFPQSNVIAMGGLTMDQAFVQAPEHRPKPTMTEATGIPLIDLSPPIADGGDAAAVDALAAEVGAASRDWGFFVVVGHGVPAETVARATEAQRAFFALPPERKAAVRRSEAEPLGYYESEHTKNVRDWKEVFDLAPREPPPPAAVADGELVFQNKWPQDLPGFREALEEYMKAMEELAFKLLELIARSLKLRPDRLHGFFKDQTTFIRLNHYPPCPSPDLALGVGRHKDGGALTILYQDDVGGLDVRRRSDGEWVRVRPVPDSFIINVGDLIQVWSNDKYESAEHRVSVNSARERFSLPYFFNPASYTMVEPVEELVSEDDPPRYSPYNWGEFFSTRKNSNFKKLNVENIQIAHFKKSLVLA, from the exons ATGACGTCACACATACTACTTAGAACACACCGAGCACAACCGCACCATCCATCAAAACAACACAAAGTTTGTTCAGTATACTCATCAGCTTGTGTACATGGACACATGAGCCAATTAAACGGCAGAACTGCTAGAAAACAGATTCACCTAAAAATCCATCCAGATTCATTGAATCCAAGCAGGCCAAACGCCCATTTAACCACCTCATCACAGGCCCCAGCCCTGCACAGTCGCGAAGTAGTCAAGACATCACAGCCTCACACAACCTTCCCACAGAGCAACGTGATCGCCATGGGCGGCCTCACCATGGACCAGGCCTTCGTGCAGGCCCCAGAGCACCGCCCCAAGCCCACCATGACCGAGGCCACCGGCATCCCTCTCATCGACCTCTCGCCTCCCATCGCCGATGGCGGCGACGCGGCCGCGGTGGACGCGCTGGCCGCCGAGGTGGGTGCGGCGAGCCGGGACTGGGGCTTCTTCGTGGTGGTGGGCCACGGTGTGCCCGCGGAGACCGTGGCGCGCGCGACGGAGGCGCAGCGCGCGTTCTTCGCGCTGCCGCCAGAGCGGAAGGCCGCGGTGCGCAGGAGCGAGGCGGAGCCGCTCGGGTACTACGAGTCGGAGCACACCAAGAACGTCAGGGACTGGAAGGAGGTGTTCGACCTCGCCCCgcgcgagccgccgccgccggcggccgtGGCCGACGGCGAGCTCGTGTTCCAGAACAAGTGGCCCCAGGATCTGCCGGGCTTCAG AGAGGCGCTGGAGGAGTATATGAAAGCGATGGAGGAGCTGGCGTTCAAGCTGCTGGAGCTGATCGCCCGGAGCCTGAAGCTGAGGCCCGACCGGCTGCACGGCTTCTTCAAGGACCAGACCACCTTCATCCGGCTGAACCACTACCCTCCGTGCCCGAGCCCCGACCTGGCCCTCGGCGTGGGGCGGCACAAGGACGGCGGCGCCCTGACCATCCTGTACCAGGACGACGTCGGCGGGCTCGACGTCCGGCGGCGCTCCGACGGCGAGTGGGTGCGCGTCAGGCCCGTGCCGGACTCGTTCATCATCAACGTTGGCGACCTCATCCAGGTGTGGAGCAACGACAAGTACGAGAGCGCGGAGCACCGGGTGTCGGTGAACTCGGCGAGGGAGAGGTTCTCCCTGCCCTACTTCTTCAACCCGGCGAGCTACACCatggtggagccggtggaggaGCTGGTGAGCGAGGACGACCCGCCCAGGTACAGCCCCTACAACTGGGGCGAATTCTTCAGCACCAGGAAGAACAGCAACTTCAAGAAGCTCAACGTGGAGAACATCCAGATCGCGCATTTCAAGAAGAGCCTCGTCCTCGCCTAG